A single window of Streptomyces aquilus DNA harbors:
- a CDS encoding VIT1/CCC1 transporter family protein, whose translation MAIIETEAPLHEAHRDNHTHRDVNGGWLRPAVFGAMDGLVSNLALMTGVAGGAVGQQAIVLTGLAGLAAGAFSMAAGEYTSVASQRELVEAELDVERRELRKHPQDEEAELAALYEARGVEPALAREVAKQLSRDPEQALEIHAREELGIDPGDLPSPLVAAVSSFGAFALGALLPVLPYLLGASALWPAVLVALVGLFGCGAVVAKVTARTWWFSGLRQLALGGAAAGVTYALGSFFGTAVG comes from the coding sequence ATGGCCATCATCGAGACCGAGGCGCCGCTGCACGAGGCGCACCGTGACAACCACACCCATCGCGATGTCAATGGAGGGTGGCTGCGGCCCGCCGTCTTCGGGGCCATGGACGGACTGGTCTCCAACCTCGCGCTGATGACCGGCGTCGCCGGTGGCGCCGTCGGGCAGCAGGCCATCGTGCTCACCGGGCTCGCGGGGCTTGCCGCCGGGGCCTTCTCCATGGCCGCCGGTGAGTACACCTCCGTGGCCTCGCAGCGCGAGCTCGTCGAGGCCGAGCTGGACGTCGAGCGGCGGGAGCTGCGCAAGCATCCGCAGGACGAGGAGGCCGAGCTGGCCGCGCTGTACGAGGCACGGGGGGTCGAGCCGGCGCTCGCGCGGGAGGTCGCCAAGCAGCTGTCGCGTGACCCCGAGCAGGCTCTGGAGATCCACGCACGGGAAGAGCTCGGGATCGATCCCGGCGACCTGCCCTCGCCGCTGGTCGCCGCCGTCTCGTCCTTCGGTGCCTTCGCGCTCGGTGCGCTGCTTCCCGTGCTGCCCTATCTGCTGGGGGCCAGCGCCTTGTGGCCTGCGGTTCTCGTCGCCCTCGTCGGGCTGTTCGGGTGCGGTGCCGTCGTGGCCAAGGTGACGGCGCGGACCTGGTGGTTCAGCGGTCTGCGACAGCTCGCTCTCGGTGGTGCGGCGGCCGGTGTGACGTACGCCCTGGGCAGCTTCTTCGGAACGGCCGTAGGATAG
- a CDS encoding ADP-ribosylglycohydrolase family protein yields the protein MASIACIPSAPAPGNAAELRERGRGALLGLAVGDALGAPAENLKPSEIRARWGRITGYVAETPAGTDDTEYAIFSGLLLARHGSALTPAHVEAAWHEWIADREEGPFRGAGFSERGTLENLRRGLAAPISAQHRHAWSDGLAMRAAPFGVYASGRPAEAARLAAIDGSVSHDGEGIYGGQAVAAGVAAAMAGAPTVAVVASALAVIPDDSWTARSLRRAVAVAHRGERAVRSAVVIGGYPWTDLAPEAVALAFGAYAAADGDFVEAVLTAVNMGRDADTTAAVAGALAGATRGASAIPTEWAAAIGPARGSCLPSMAGHHVLNVADLLTPGEEYVLAADGDEAEALA from the coding sequence ATGGCATCGATCGCCTGCATCCCCTCGGCCCCGGCACCCGGGAACGCCGCCGAACTCCGCGAACGGGGCCGCGGCGCCCTCCTGGGCCTGGCGGTGGGAGACGCCCTCGGCGCCCCCGCGGAGAACCTGAAACCGTCGGAGATCCGAGCCCGCTGGGGCAGGATCACGGGGTACGTGGCCGAGACGCCCGCCGGCACGGACGACACCGAGTACGCGATCTTCTCTGGCCTCCTCCTGGCCCGCCATGGCTCGGCACTCACCCCGGCCCACGTCGAGGCGGCCTGGCACGAGTGGATCGCGGACCGCGAGGAGGGCCCGTTCCGGGGAGCGGGCTTCAGCGAACGCGGCACCCTGGAGAACCTGCGCCGGGGCCTGGCTGCCCCCATCTCCGCCCAGCACCGCCACGCCTGGAGCGACGGCCTGGCGATGCGCGCGGCCCCCTTCGGCGTCTACGCGTCCGGCCGCCCGGCGGAGGCGGCGCGCCTGGCGGCGATCGACGGCTCCGTGAGCCACGACGGCGAGGGCATCTACGGCGGCCAGGCGGTAGCCGCAGGAGTGGCGGCGGCGATGGCGGGCGCCCCCACGGTGGCGGTGGTCGCTTCGGCCCTGGCGGTGATCCCGGACGACTCCTGGACGGCCCGCTCCCTGCGCCGCGCGGTGGCGGTGGCCCACCGAGGCGAACGAGCGGTCCGCTCCGCGGTGGTCATCGGCGGCTACCCCTGGACCGACCTGGCCCCGGAGGCGGTGGCCCTCGCCTTCGGCGCCTACGCGGCGGCGGACGGCGACTTCGTGGAGGCGGTCCTGACGGCCGTCAACATGGGCCGCGACGCGGACACGACGGCAGCGGTGGCGGGCGCGCTGGCAGGCGCGACGAGGGGAGCGTCCGCGATCCCCACGGAGTGGGCAGCGGCCATCGGCCCGGCAAGGGGCAGCTGCCTGCCGTCGATGGCGGGCCACCACGTCCTGAACGTGGCGGACCTGCTGACACCGGGCGAGGAGTACGTACTGGCGGCGGACGGCGACGAGGCGGAGGCGCTGGCATGA